In Triticum aestivum cultivar Chinese Spring chromosome 5B, IWGSC CS RefSeq v2.1, whole genome shotgun sequence, the following proteins share a genomic window:
- the LOC123114442 gene encoding sucrose nonfermenting 4-like protein, which translates to MFSHGADPAQDASAAGGGVGVSAGGPAVPTRFVWPHGGKRVFLSGSFTRWSEHFPMSPVEGCPTVFQAICNLPPGIYQYKFNVDGQWRHDEGQPTITGEYGVVNTLYLTREFDHINTVLSPTTPGSRMDVDSDSFQRMGSLSDGALQEGSPRISEAAIQISRCRVAEYLNAHTGYDLLPDSGKVIALDINLPVKQSFHILHEQGIPVAPLWDSFRGQFVGLLSPLDFILILRELETHGSNLTEEQLETHTISAWKEAKRQTYGRNDGQLRSNQHLVHATPYESLRGIAMKILETGISTVPIIYSSSSDGSFPQLLHLASLSGILKCICRYFKNSTGSLPILNQPVCSIPLGTWVPKIGEPNGHPLAMLRPNTSLSSALNLLVQAGVSSIPIVDDNDSLIDTYSRSDITALAKDKVYTHIRLDEMTIHQALQLGQDANSPFGLFNGQRCQMCLQSDPLLKVMERLANPGVRRVFIVEAGSKRVEGVISLSDIFKLLLS; encoded by the exons ATGTTTTCGCACGGCGCGGATCCCGCCCAAGACGcctccgccgccggcggcggcgtcggcgtcagCGCCGGCGGCCCGGCCGTCCCCACCCGCTTCGTCTGGCCCCATGGCGGCAAGAGGGTCTTCCTCAGCGGTTCCTTCACCAG GTGGTCAGAGCATTTCCCGATGTCTCCAGTCGAAGGTTGCCCCACTGTATTTCAAGCTATCTGCAACTTACCTCCAGGGATTTATCAG TACAAGTTCAATGTGGACGGGCAGTGGAGGCATGACGAGGGGCAACCTACTATAACTGGAGAGTATGGGGTGGTAAACACTTTATACTTGACAAGGGAATTTGACCACATAAATACTGTACTGAGCCCCACTACACCTGGGAGCAGGATGGATGTGGACAGTGACAGTTTTCAACGAATG GGTTCGTTGTCGGATGGTGCCCTTCAGGAAGGTTCTCCAAGAATCTCAGAGGCTGCTATACAGATCTCTAGGTGTCGTGTTGCTGAGTATCTGAATGCGCATACAGGCTATGACCTACTACCAGATTCTGGAAAG GTCATTGCTCTGGACATTAATTTACCTGTGAAGCAATCTTTCCATATTCTCCATGAACAG GGGATTCCTGTGGCTCCTCTGTGGGATTCATTCAGGGGTCAGTTTGTTGGCCTTCTGAGCCCACTGGATTTTATACTTATATTGAGAGAG CTGGAAACTCATGGCTCAAACCTGACAGAGGAACAGCTTGAAACACACACTATATCTGCGTGGAAAGAGGCTAAGCGGCAAACTTATGGAAGAAATGATGGACAACTTAGATCAAATCAGCATCTAGTGCAT GCCACCCCTTATGAATCCTTGAGGGGTATTGCCATGAAAATACTCGAAACTGGCATTTCTACAGTCCCAATCATCTATTCATCGTCATCAGATGGATCGTTTCCGCAGCTGTTGCATCTTGCATCCCTTTCAGGAATTTTGAAAT GTATCTGTAGATACTTTAAGAACTCCACTGGTAGTTTGCCGATTCTAAACCAACCAGTATGCTCAATTCCGCTGGGTACATGGGTTCCAAAAATTGGTGAACCAAATGGTCATCCATTGGCTATGTTGCGGCCTAATACATCTCTTAGCTCTGCCCTTAACTTGTTGGTTCAAG CTGGAGTTAGTTCAATACCCATTGTGGATGATAATGACTCGCTGATCGACACATACTCCAGAAG TGACATCACAGCTCTAGCGAAAGACAAGGTCTACACCCATATCCGCCTAGATGAGATGACCATTCATCAG GCCTTGCAGCTCGGGCAAGACGCGAATTCACCTTTTGGACTTTTCAATGGTCAAAGATGCCAGATGTGTCTCCAGTCTGACCCTTTGCTGAAGGTTATGGAGAGATTGGCTAATCCTG GGGTGCGTCGCGTGTTCATCGTGGAGGCTGGCAGCAAGCGAGTGGAAGGCGTAATATCGCTGAGCGACATATTCAAGTTGCTGCTGAGCTAG